From Halichoerus grypus chromosome 6, mHalGry1.hap1.1, whole genome shotgun sequence, one genomic window encodes:
- the LOC118540387 gene encoding actin-related protein 2/3 complex subunit 5-like protein: MARNTLSSRFRRVDIDEFDENKFVDEQEEAAAAAGEPDPDPSEVDGLLRQGDMLRAFHAALRNSPINTKNQAVKERAQGVVLKVLTNFKSSEIEQAVQSLDRNGIDLLMKYIYKGFEKPTENSSAVLLQWHEKALAVGGLGSIIRVLTARKTV; encoded by the coding sequence ATGGCCCGGAACACGCTGTCCTCGCGCTTCCGTCGGGTGGACATCGATGAGTTTGACGAGAACAAATTCGTGGACGAgcaggaggaggcggcggcggcggcgggcgagCCAGACCCGGACCCTAGCGAGGTGGATGGCCTTCTGCGGCAAGGGGACATGCTTCGGGCATTCCACGCAGCCTTGCGGAACTCTCCCATCAACACCAAGAATCAGGCCGTGAAGGAACGAGCCCAGGGCGTGGTGCTGAAAGTGCTCACAAACTTTAAGAGCAGTGAAATTGAGCAGGCTGTGCAGTCGCTGGACAGAAATGGCATTGACTTGCTAATGAAGTACATTTATAAAGGGTTTGAGAAGCCCACAGAAAACAGCAGTGCAGTGTTACTCCAGTGGCATGAAAAGGCATTAGCAGTAGGAGGACTAGGCTCCATTATAAGAGTTCTTACAGCAAGaaagactgtttaa
- the ETFBKMT gene encoding electron transfer flavoprotein beta subunit lysine methyltransferase, whose amino-acid sequence MASSLGWRACAPFPMNHCGVFLKAVRSNGLSLFPWGHYPWRGTGSFLDPEMKAFLEENTEVSSSGSLTPEIQLRLLTPRCKFWWQKADLWPYSEPYWAIYWPGGQALSRYLLDNPDVVRGKSVLDLGSGCGATSIAAKMSGASRILANDIDPIAGMAITLNCELNQLDPFPILTKNILDLEQDKWDLVVLGDMFYDEDLADSLHQWLKNCFWTHRTRVLIGDPGRPQFSGHSIQHQLHKVVEYSLPEPTRKENNGLTTSTVWDFQP is encoded by the exons ATGGCTTCGAGCCTAGGTTGGAGAGCATGTGCACCATTTCCCATGAACCACTGTGGTGTCTTTCTGAAAGCTGTGAGAAGCAATGGTCTTTCCTTGTTTCCCTGGGGCCATTACCCCTGGAGAGGAACTGGAAGCTTTTTGGACCCTGAGATGAAAGCTTTCCTGGAGGAGAACACTGAAGTCAGCAGCAGTGGCAGCCTCACCCCTGAAATCCAGTTGCGGCTTCTGACGCCCAGATGCAAGTTCTGGTGGCAAAAAGCTGACCTGTGGCCCTATAGCGAACCTTACTGGGCAATCTACTGGCCAGGAGGCCAGGCCCTGTCTAG GTATCTTTTGGATAATCCTGATGTTGTTAGAGGAAAGTCTGTGTTAGATCTTGGGAGTGGCTGTGGGGCTACGTCTATAGCGGCCAAGATGAGCGGGGCATCGAGGATCTTGGCCAACGACATAGACCCTA TTGCAGGAATGGCTATCACACTGAATTGTGAGTTGAACCAACTGGatccttttcccattttaaccaaaaatattttggatttggAACAAGATAAGTGGGACCTTGTTGTGCTTGGAGATATGTTTTATGATGAAGACCTTGCAGACAGTCTTCATCAATGGCTGAAGAATTGCTTTTGGACCCATAGAACTCGAGTCCTGATTGGTGACCCTGGACGACCCCAGTTCAGTGGACATAGCATTCAACATCAACTGCACAAAGTGGTAGAATATTCACTTCCAGAGCCTACTAGGAAGGAAAACAATGGATTGACAACAAGCACAGTATGGGATTTTCAGCCTTGA